In the Leptospira selangorensis genome, one interval contains:
- a CDS encoding glycosyltransferase family 2 protein produces the protein MPAKPPLLSLVIPVYNEEKTIPELVKRLRGLLTILKEKHRFGKEDTEILFVNDGSRDGTFDVLKKFCESEPGFFLLNLSRNYGHQLAITAGIDTARGETVAVMDGDLQDPPEFVADLYAKMSEGYDVVYARRKKREGESFFKLITAHVFYRILKKLTRFEIPIDTGDFRIMSRRVTNVLVSMKEQHRYIRGLIAWIGFRQTGLEYDRDERFDGETKFSVSKMLKFALDGITSFSSAPLKFSSYLGFTSAFFGALYTIYILYLKLFTDNTIQGWTSVMIVALVLGGIQLIALGMIGEYLSRVHDQSKNRPLYVIEKIYSARPKSKK, from the coding sequence ATGCCCGCAAAGCCCCCTCTTTTATCCCTAGTCATTCCCGTTTATAACGAGGAAAAAACCATCCCCGAACTTGTAAAAAGACTTCGGGGTTTACTCACTATCTTAAAAGAAAAACACCGCTTCGGAAAAGAAGATACGGAAATTCTTTTTGTAAATGATGGTTCGAGAGATGGAACCTTCGATGTATTAAAAAAATTCTGCGAATCAGAGCCAGGTTTTTTTCTTTTAAATTTATCTAGAAATTACGGACACCAGTTGGCGATCACTGCAGGGATCGATACTGCAAGAGGCGAAACAGTCGCAGTCATGGATGGAGACTTGCAAGATCCTCCTGAATTTGTGGCGGACCTTTACGCAAAAATGTCAGAAGGTTACGATGTTGTCTATGCCAGAAGAAAGAAAAGAGAAGGTGAATCTTTTTTCAAACTGATTACTGCTCACGTATTCTATAGGATCCTAAAAAAGCTGACCAGGTTCGAGATCCCAATCGATACGGGAGATTTCAGGATCATGAGCAGAAGGGTGACTAATGTTCTAGTCTCCATGAAAGAACAACATCGTTATATCCGAGGATTGATTGCTTGGATCGGTTTCAGACAAACCGGTTTGGAATATGATCGAGACGAACGTTTTGATGGAGAAACCAAGTTTTCAGTTAGCAAGATGCTCAAGTTCGCTTTGGATGGGATCACCTCCTTCTCCTCTGCCCCGCTTAAATTTTCCTCTTATTTAGGATTTACTTCCGCGTTTTTCGGAGCATTATACACTATCTATATTCTATACTTAAAACTTTTTACTGATAATACGATCCAAGGCTGGACCTCGGTTATGATTGTAGCATTAGTATTAGGCGGGATCCAACTTATCGCATTAGGGATGATAGGCGAATATCTAAGCAGAGTACACGATCAATCCAAGAATCGCCCTCTGTATGTGATCGAAAAGATTTACTCTGCGAGACCAAAATCTAAAAAATGA
- a CDS encoding sterol desaturase family protein — translation MNEIVDQMGYTAYYFLTLGMLWFRYILMAGIAYVFVWMIYKERLKHKIIQNKLPEKDKISHELKYSAISLAIFAASGILVVLMKKAGWTFIYDKVEDYGVPYLLFSIIALIFLHDTYFYWTHRMMHHPLLFKKMHLVHHKSTNPSPWAAFSFHPYEAVVEAGIVPLVILFLPVHTTALIVFFFYSNFLNVLGHLSFELFPKGFIENRILRLHNSTTHHNMHHKYFNCNYSLYFNIWDRIMRTNHENYFDTFREVTNREPEVAGDSNLREVKVQRV, via the coding sequence ATGAATGAAATTGTGGATCAAATGGGCTATACCGCCTATTATTTTCTGACCTTGGGTATGTTATGGTTCCGCTATATTTTGATGGCTGGGATCGCTTATGTTTTCGTTTGGATGATCTACAAAGAAAGACTTAAACATAAGATCATCCAAAATAAACTTCCTGAAAAAGATAAAATCTCCCATGAACTTAAATATTCGGCGATCTCACTTGCGATCTTCGCCGCTTCCGGGATCCTCGTAGTCTTGATGAAAAAGGCAGGTTGGACTTTTATCTACGATAAGGTGGAAGACTATGGTGTTCCTTATCTATTATTCAGCATTATTGCTTTAATATTCCTGCATGATACTTATTTTTATTGGACACACCGTATGATGCATCATCCTCTTCTTTTCAAAAAAATGCATTTAGTACATCATAAGTCTACTAACCCATCTCCTTGGGCTGCATTTTCTTTTCATCCGTACGAAGCGGTAGTGGAAGCGGGGATTGTGCCTCTTGTGATCCTGTTTTTACCTGTGCATACAACTGCACTTATAGTATTTTTCTTTTACAGTAATTTTTTGAACGTATTGGGGCACCTTTCTTTCGAACTTTTCCCTAAAGGATTTATTGAGAATAGAATATTAAGACTTCATAATTCTACTACTCACCACAATATGCACCATAAATACTTTAACTGCAATTACAGTTTGTACTTTAATATTTGGGATAGAATTATGCGGACGAATCACGAGAATTACTTCGATACTTTTAGAGAAGTGACGAATCGAGAGCCCGAGGTAGCGGGGGATTCTAATTTGAGAGAAGTAAAGGTTCAGAGAGTTTAG
- a CDS encoding PAS domain S-box protein, which translates to MTHPWLLPTIIAATPSAFFLIFIYLYLYKKERQKALLAWSICWIFHLLGYLGNIMQVGGADSYKYFPSFSIDFIRALFQFLGCLYFLNKSFSRPFQILFLLTGLWAIFLDIEKIRDAYMVWPIYILIGGSQIYTGIIFLRTKNLIPSLGKSIAGWIFILWGLHVLNYPFLRFHPEFGFIGYFIAGLFRFASAIVILLVFFEETKAALSKTEENYKKIVDTTLEGIWLINKENKTTFVNSKMAEFLGMSEKELLGKNLYDFVIPEATDIVNKRLEERKQGKAEVHDFYFKRPDGESVWLLMSANPIFDSQGNYDGSLAMCTDITYYKKTETALKESERQLSTLIRNLPGIAYRCAYDHDWTMEFISEGCFELTGYSPSDFVSNRTVTYGEIMHPEDTERVFHEVTEAIGKNVPYRLLYRIYQRNGEMRWAFEQGSAVKGDNGELIALEGFITDFTQVKLAEEIMANSLHEKDILLKEVHHRVKNYLQVLSSLLSIQLEQVEASNPTQVLTESQNRILSMAYVHESLYGKHRISDEFFPEFVSRLVDSLLKSFGHKKEEIQISLNCESLPIKQNSAIPIGLILNELVTNVLKHAFSYKKHSEEKIIKISFYKDGNWIHLDVTDNGKGKSSNPKSEDSMGLELVDLLTKQLKGSVMDLSSEQGTVTRIRFPASY; encoded by the coding sequence GTGACTCATCCTTGGTTATTACCCACCATTATTGCGGCTACGCCTTCCGCCTTTTTTCTCATTTTTATCTATCTATATTTATATAAAAAGGAAAGACAGAAGGCTTTGCTTGCCTGGTCCATCTGTTGGATATTCCATCTTTTAGGCTATTTAGGAAATATTATGCAGGTAGGAGGAGCGGACTCTTACAAATATTTTCCTTCCTTCTCCATCGATTTTATCAGAGCACTTTTCCAGTTCTTAGGTTGTTTATATTTTTTAAATAAATCATTTTCCAGACCTTTTCAGATCTTATTCCTATTAACCGGTCTTTGGGCGATATTTCTGGATATAGAGAAAATCCGAGACGCATATATGGTCTGGCCGATCTATATACTAATAGGCGGATCTCAAATTTATACGGGGATCATTTTCCTTAGAACTAAAAACCTAATTCCAAGTTTAGGAAAAAGTATCGCCGGTTGGATCTTCATTCTTTGGGGACTCCATGTACTCAATTATCCTTTCTTACGATTCCATCCTGAATTCGGATTTATAGGTTATTTCATCGCAGGCCTTTTTAGATTTGCTTCTGCAATCGTGATACTACTGGTATTCTTCGAAGAAACAAAGGCGGCACTTTCCAAAACGGAAGAAAATTATAAAAAGATAGTGGATACCACTTTAGAAGGTATCTGGTTAATCAATAAGGAAAATAAAACCACATTCGTGAATTCTAAAATGGCGGAATTCCTGGGAATGAGTGAAAAAGAACTCCTTGGTAAAAATCTTTACGACTTTGTAATTCCCGAAGCAACAGATATCGTAAATAAAAGATTAGAAGAAAGAAAACAAGGAAAAGCGGAAGTCCATGATTTCTATTTCAAACGTCCGGATGGAGAATCTGTTTGGCTCTTAATGTCCGCAAATCCGATATTCGATTCGCAAGGAAATTACGATGGTTCACTTGCGATGTGCACTGATATTACTTATTATAAAAAAACGGAAACTGCGTTAAAAGAAAGTGAAAGACAACTTTCCACTTTGATCCGAAATCTTCCAGGCATCGCGTATCGTTGTGCATACGATCACGACTGGACCATGGAGTTTATCAGCGAGGGTTGTTTCGAACTTACAGGTTATTCTCCGTCCGACTTCGTTTCTAATCGTACGGTTACTTATGGGGAGATCATGCATCCGGAAGACACTGAAAGAGTCTTTCATGAAGTTACGGAAGCAATCGGCAAGAATGTTCCGTATCGCCTTCTATATCGGATCTATCAGCGAAATGGAGAAATGCGATGGGCATTCGAACAAGGTTCAGCCGTCAAAGGTGATAATGGTGAATTGATCGCCTTAGAAGGTTTTATCACAGATTTCACTCAAGTAAAACTTGCGGAAGAAATTATGGCGAATTCTCTTCATGAAAAGGATATCTTGCTCAAAGAAGTCCATCATAGAGTTAAAAACTATCTGCAAGTCCTATCCAGTTTACTCTCTATCCAATTGGAACAGGTAGAAGCAAGTAATCCAACCCAGGTCCTGACAGAATCCCAAAATAGGATCTTGTCTATGGCCTATGTTCATGAATCTTTGTATGGAAAACATAGGATCAGTGACGAATTTTTCCCCGAATTCGTAAGCAGGCTTGTGGATAGTCTTCTCAAATCGTTCGGCCACAAAAAAGAAGAGATCCAAATTTCCCTAAATTGTGAATCCCTTCCTATCAAACAAAATTCAGCGATCCCTATCGGCTTGATCCTGAACGAGTTAGTAACTAATGTTCTAAAACATGCCTTCTCGTATAAAAAACATTCGGAAGAAAAGATCATCAAGATCTCTTTTTACAAGGATGGAAATTGGATCCATTTGGATGTTACGGATAATGGAAAAGGTAAATCCTCGAATCCTAAATCTGAAGATTCTATGGGTCTGGAACTCGTGGATCTTTTGACTAAGCAATTAAAAGGTTCTGTTATGGATCTTTCTTCCGAGCAAGGAACAGTTACTAGGATACGATTCCCAGCTTCTTATTAG
- a CDS encoding STAS domain-containing protein: protein MKIKVTTKNDVHIIKIEGPIKAGNEFELGQKIEEYISKGDVPKFIIDLKKVPFINSAGLGMFLNIYKHIDGLKGRMVFTNLNNDIENLMEITKLASIFEIYKTLEEAIESFEY from the coding sequence ATGAAAATCAAAGTCACCACTAAAAACGACGTTCACATCATCAAGATCGAAGGCCCGATTAAAGCGGGAAATGAATTCGAACTTGGTCAAAAAATCGAGGAGTATATCTCGAAAGGTGACGTTCCGAAGTTTATCATCGACCTGAAAAAAGTTCCTTTCATCAACTCAGCCGGTTTGGGGATGTTTCTTAATATCTACAAACATATCGACGGTTTGAAAGGTCGTATGGTATTCACCAATTTGAATAATGATATCGAAAATCTAATGGAGATTACAAAGTTAGCCAGCATTTTCGAGATCTACAAAACGCTGGAAGAGGCTATCGAATCCTTCGAGTATTAG